The following are encoded together in the Oreochromis niloticus isolate F11D_XX linkage group LG12, O_niloticus_UMD_NMBU, whole genome shotgun sequence genome:
- the camsap1b gene encoding calmodulin-regulated spectrin-associated protein 1-B isoform X2 produces the protein MDVDLCAGGDSTRRKVELAGVAEGTMDVVPLEMYDSARAKIAANLRWLFAKAYGIDHIPEDLRDPFYTDQYDQEHIKPPVIRLLLSCELYCRVCALILKTEQAASLQSHMSVIQALSRKGIYVVESDDTPVTEGDLACMPIKMSAHMPMIDALMMAYTVEMISIEKVVASVKRFSTFSASKELPFDLEDAMVFWINKVNMKMREIAEREHKVKHHPLESPSHQKVRYRREHASGRQLPFFPLLEDLMRDVCDGAALLTVVHYYCPDLMKLEDICLKEVPSIADSLYNIQLLREFANEYLNKSFYLTTEDMLYSPPVLKHNVMVFIAELFWWFETVKPEFVQPRDLQEFKDPRAIAHPKSARPSVPISNATKRSFLASPGMADNQSSPEVCNRYFLHPEDSDPLKGGPTFSPSHPLLPLRQRQQKQQGDDAGLRNRSNSLTQMDGQQVRGSVVAWPDKRQRPMSTMGPYMLHSATDSDADMASGDSVSLARSISKDSLASNVINVTPKHQTSVHQSSRPPVRRVNGHSLLTNVNMEDEEETLVTVAKSDGPAVSKRVEGTQSAAVIGPKPSTDSKSTPDSFYLEPLMPAVLKTAKEKSVCLNKEEESGEVSRSAGRGSLRRENGSTAAVRRKAPSNLNQTFPPSAEEGSSDEPVQSQAGLRLTVSSSVEPSSREPAEGFYLHSDSEELKPGNDQDGDLGDLDEEEEDLDEAATTKETLWPRKAFNEEEEESAKLQEDMNVKEHEDKDINGGSGRSSPCLSTHSQASSMASGSVRMTSFAERKAQQQRFGSNHDLRSSASSSQRTTPDGSECSGPLASSWRIKRDQSPSSPLGGSTRTGDGSGGANVLASELVQLRMQLEEKRRAIEHQKKKMEVLSARQRQKLGKAAFLHIVKKGGGRSDTLPNPLKADISKDELNGEKAPSSKDDMCVDTMRGEKEVDETTPSGALEAEKKGNGGSFCLDEDLDLNECSRSIELLNEAIGSIQQQMMQLSLQQEMLMKQNVQSPPGAAPPPALTSDKNGDSKTGAGFHFVEHLSGTSTAPTRKPPKLSSGRSSRSKPSELKMAKEQSRQTTRTLTPTQSGSETLPHPKHSAGGRSPRTEQPDSPRNHTVVETVDKPGSGHVRSATFRLHDEANIRLPTRVDLTSLAPPEVSFDECLSSNTRESELNSSDGSGKENIPSDEAQRNKTHLIEVDLSELKASEEEEEEGAAEDKTAERGDGEQKSVLGFFFKDEQKAEDELAKKRAAFLLKQQKKAEEARLRKQQLEAESELKRDEARRKAEEERLRKEEEKTRRELIKQEYLRRKQQEMFEEQGLVKPKTPKPKQKHRPKSVLREESSSDNFSKCSSTPDNLSNAQSGSNLSLASAATNEADSVNSGGAGSQRCDSVESFPGSRNSRAAERDWDNGSTASSITSMAEYTGPKLFKEPSAKSNKPIIHNAISHCCLAGKVNEPQKNQILEELEKCESNHLMILFRDGGCQFRALYSYFPDTEEIQKLTGTGPKSISKKMIDKLYKYSSDRKQFTVIPAKTVSVSVDALTIHNHLWQAKRSAVPKKSGK, from the exons atggaTGTTGATTTGTGTGCTGGCGGGGACAGTACTAGGAGAAAAGTAGAACTGGCCGGGGTTGCAGAAGGCACAATGGACGTTGTACCTTTGGAGATGTATGACTCCGCCAGAGCAAAAATAGCAGCCAACCTACGGTGGCTGTTTGCCAAAGCCTATGGTATTG ACCATATTCCAGAGGACTTAAGGGACCCATTCTATACAGACCAGTATGACCAGGAACACATCAAGCCACCTGTCATTCGTCTGCTGCTGTCCTGCGAGCTTTACTGCCGTGTGTGTGCCCTCATCCTCAAAACTGAGCAGGCAGCGTCTCTTCAGTCCCACATGTCTGTCATCCAAGCTCTGTCCAGGAAGGGCATTTATGTGGTGGAGAGTGATGACACACCTGTTACAGAGGGGGACCTGGCCTGTATGCCCATCAAAATG AGTGCTCACATGCCCATGATCGATGCCCTGATGATGGCTTACACAGTGGAGATGATCAGCATAGAGAAAGTGGTGGCCTCTGTCAAGCGCTTCTCTACCTTCAGTGCCTCTAAGGAGCTGCCCTTTGACCTGGAGGATGCTATGGTTTTCTGGATCAACAAG gTAAACATGAAGATGAGGGAGATTGCAGAAAGGGAGCACAAAGTCAAGCACCATCCACTGGAGTCCCCTAGCCACCAAAAG GTACGGTATCGTCGGGAACATGCTTCCGGTCGTCAGCTGCCCTTCTTTCCATTGCTGGAAGACCTGATGAGGGATGTTTGTGATGGAGCTGCACTGCTCACTGTGGTCCATTACTACTGCCCAGACCTCATGAAGCTGGAAG atatttgcctGAAGGAAGTCCCTTCCATCGCTGATAGCCTGTACAACATCCAGCTCCTCAGAGAATTTGCCAATGAGTACCTGAATAAAAGTTTCTATCTGACAACAGAGGACATGCTCTATTCACCGCCTGTGCTCAAG CACAATGTGATGGTGTTCATCGCTGAGCTGTTTTGGTGGTTTGAGACAGTAAAGCCAGAGTTTGTCCAGCCCAGAGACCTCCAGGAGTTTAAAGATC CTCGAGCCATAGCTCATCCCAAGAGTGCCCGTCCATCAGTGCCCATCTCCAACGCCACCAAGCGAAGCTTCCTAGCTAGTCCTGGTATGGCCGACAACCAGAGCAGCCCTGAAGTCTGTAACAGGTACTTCCTGCACCCTGAAGACTCTGACCCCCT TAAAGGGGGCCCAACTTTCAGTCCTTCACACCCACTTCTGCCCCTGCGACAGAGACAACAAAAGCAACAAGGAGATGATGCAG GTTTGAGAAACCGCTCGAACTCCTTGACTCAGATGGACGGACAACAAGTCAGAGGCTCTGTAGTAGCATGGCCCGACAAGAGGCAGAG ACCAATGTCCACAATGGGCCCTTATATGTTGCACTCAGCCACCGACAGTGATGCAGACATGGCTTCTGGTGACAGTGTTAGTCTGGCTCGCTCAATTAGTAAGGACAGCCTGGCATCCAATGTCATCAATGTCACTCCCAAACACCAGACTTCTGTACACCAGTCATCACGTCCTCCAGTACGTAGAGTCAACGGCCACAGCCTTCTGACTAATGTCAATATGGAGGATGAGGAAGAAACTCTGGTGACCGTAGCCAAGAGCGATGGTCCTGCCGTCTCCAAACGGGTTGAGGGGACACAATCAGCTGCTGTAATTGGACCCAAACCTTCCACTGACTCCAAATCGACACCAGATAGCTTTTACCTTGAACCACTAATGCCTGCCGTGCTCAAAACGGCTAAAGAGAAGTCTGTATGCCTAAacaaggaggaggagagtggTGAAGTTTCCCGGTCTGCAGGAAGGGGCTCTTTACGCAGAGAAAATGGATCTACAGCTGCTGTTCGCAGGAAAGCTCCCTCCAATCTGAACCAAACATTTCCTCCTTCAGCTGAGGAAGGCTCCTCAGATGAGCCTGTTCAAAGTCAGGCAGGTCTCAGGCTAACtgtcagcagcagtgtggaaCCTTCCTCCAGGGAGCCAGCTGAGGGTTTCTACTTGCATTCAGATTCTGAAGAACTAAAGCCTGGCAATGACCAGGACGGTGACCTAGGGGACctggatgaggaggaagaggatttGGATGAAGCCGCAACCACTAAAGAAACACTCTGGCCCAGGAAAGCCTTCAACGAGGAGGAAGAAGAATCAGCCAAACTCCAAGAGGACATGAATGTGAAAGAGCATGAAGACAAAGATATTAATGGTGGCAGTGGTCGTTCCAGCCCCTGTCTCAGCACACACTCCCAGGCCAGCAGTATGGCCAGTGGCAGCGTGCGCATGACCTCTTTTGCTGAGCGTAAAGCCCAGCAGCAGCGCTTTGGCAGCAACCATGACCTGcgctccagtgcctccagttcCCAGAGGACCACTCCAGATGGATCAGAGTGCAGCGGCCCCTTGGCTTCCTCATGGAGGATTAAGAGGGACCAGAGCCCCTCTTCCCCCTTGGGAGGATCCACTCGTACAGGCGATGGCAGCGGCGGTGCGAATGTATTGGCTTCTGAACTGGTCCAGCTCAGAATGCAACTGGAAGAGAAGCGGCGTGCCATTGAGcatcagaagaagaagatggaaGTACTGTCAGCGAGACAGAGGCAGAAGCTGGGAAAAGCAGCCTTTCTGCATATAGTAAAGAAAGGGGGAGGAAGGAGTGACACATTACCCAACCCACTTAAAGCTGACATCTCTAAAGATGAGCTCAATGGGGAGAAAGCACCATCAAGTAAAGATGATATGTGTGTTGATACCATGAGAGGGGAAAAGGAAGTGGATGAGACCACCCCGTCTGGTGCCTTAGAAGCAGAAAAGAAAGGGAACGGTGGAAGCTTCTGTCTGGATGAAGATTTGGACCTGAATGAGTGCAGTCGCTCTATCGAGCTGCTAAATGAAGCTATTGGCAGCATCCAGCAACAAATGATGCAGCTTTCACTGCAGCAGGAGATGTTGATGAAACAGAATGTACAGTCCCCACCTGGTGCAGCTCCACCTCCTGCTCTCACCAGCGACAAAAACGGAGATTCCAAGACTGGAGCAGGCTTTCACTTTGTGGAGCATCTTTCTGGCACTAGCACCGCTCCAACCAGGAAACCCCCTAAACTAAGCTCTGGCCGGAGCTCCAGATCCAAACCATCAGAGCTAAAGATGGCCAAGGAGCAGAGCCGCCAGACCACCAGGACCCTCACACCCACCCAGAGTGGATCAGAGACATTGCCACACCCAAAGCATTCAGCTGGGGGCAGGTCCCCCAGGACTGAGCAGCCCGACAGTCCCAGAAACCACACAGTAGTGGAGACAGTTGACAAGCCAGGATCTGGCCACGTTCGGAGTGCCACCTTCCGACTTCACGATGAAGCAAACATTCGCTTGCCGACCAGAGTGGACCTGACATCATTGGCTCCTCCAGAAGTGTCCTTTGATGAGTGCCTGTCCAGCAACACCAGAGAGTCTGAGCTCAACTCTTCAGACGGTTCAGGGAAAGAGAATATACCATCAGATGAGGCGCAACGCAACAAAACCCATCTCATTGAGGTTGATCTGTCAGAGCTGAAGGcatctgaagaagaagaagaagagggggctGCTGAGGACaaaacagcagagagaggtgATGGAGAGCAGAAGTCAGTCCTGGGCTTCTTCTtcaag GATGAACAGAAAGCGGAGGATGAGCTCGCTAAGAAGAGAGCAGCATTTTTGCtgaagcagcagaagaaagcCGAGGAGGCTCGACTACGTAAACAACAGCTAGAGGCCGAATCTGAGCTCAAACGAGATGAAGCCAG ACGGAAAGCCGAGGAGGAGCGTTTGCGtaaagaggaagagaagacaCGGCGAGAGCTGATAAAGCAAGAGTATCTGCGGAGGAAGCAACAAGAGATGTTTGAGGAACAAGGCCTTGTGAAGCCCAAAACTCCCAAACCGAAGCAGAAGCACAGACCCAAGTCTGTCCTCAGAGAGGAATCCTCCAGCGATAATTTCTCCAAGTGCTCTTCTACAC CTGACAACCTGAGTAACGCCCAGTCAGGCTCCAATCTGTCTCTCGCATCTGCCGCTACCAACGAGGCCGACAGTGTAAACTCTGGAGGTGCAGGCTCCCAGCG CTGTGACTCTGTGGAGTCATTTCCAGGCAGTCGGAACAGtcgagcagcagagagagactgGGACAACGGCTCCACTGCTTCTTCCATCACTTCCATGGCTGAATATACTG GCCCCAAACTCTTCAAGGAGCCCAGTGCCAAGTCAAACAAGCCAATCATCCATAATGCAATCTCTCACTGCTGCCTGGCTGGCAAAGTCAACGAGCCCCAGAAGAACCAGATCCTAGAG gagttggagaagtgtgaGTCCAACCACCTCATGATCCTGTTTCGTGACGGTGGTTGCCAGTTTCGGGCACTCTACTCGTACTTCCCCGACACTGAAGAGATACAAAAGCTGACGGGCACTGGACCCAAGAGCATCAGCAAGAAGATGATTGATAAGCTGTACAAGTACAGCTCGGATCGAAAGCAGTTTACTGTCATCCCTGCCAAGACTGTGTCAGTCAGCGTGGACGCCCTGACCATCCACAACCACCTGTGGCAGGCCAAGAGAAGTGCTGTGCCAAAGAAAAGTGGAAAATAG